A portion of the Stigmatopora argus isolate UIUO_Sarg chromosome 15, RoL_Sarg_1.0, whole genome shotgun sequence genome contains these proteins:
- the dio2 gene encoding type II iodothyronine deiodinase, with protein MAMDSEDVLLTLQILPGFFSNCLFLALYDSMVLVKRVVSLLSRSASKSKSGSAASGQWRRMLTSAGLRSVWKSFLLDAHKKVKLGCEAPNSKVVKVLASPERNDDDDANPPTTEDLDAKPRNREECHLLDFHRSDRPLVVNFGSATUPPFVSHLPAFRRLVEDFSDVADFLLVYIDEAHPSDGWVAPPMGPYSFDVRKHRSLEERLRAARKLIDHFSLPQQCQLVADCMDNNANVAYGVSNERVCIVQRRKVSYLGGKGPFFYNLKDVRNWLEESYGKRRKY; from the exons atggccatggaCAGCGAAGATGTGCTGCTCACCCTGCAAATCTTACCGGGATTCTTTTCCAACTGCCTCTTTCTGGCGCTCTACGACTCCATGGTGCTGGTCAAACGCGTGGTCTCGCTCCTCAGCCGCTCCGCGTCAAAGTCCAAGTCCGGGTCCGCCGCTTCGGGACAGTGGCGCCGCATGTTGACCTCGGCGGGGCTCCGTTCCGTGTGGAAGAGTTTTTTGCTGGACGCCCACAAAAAG GTCAAACTTGGCTGCGAGGCACCCAACTCCAAAGTGGTAAAAGTGTTAGCTAGCCCCGAGCgaaacgacgacgacgacgctaACCCCCCGACTACCGAGGACCTCGACGCGAAGCCCCGAAATCGAGAAGAATGCCACCTCCTGGATTTCCATCGCTCGGATCGCCCCCTGGTGGTGAACTTTGGCTCGGCCACATGACCCCCCTTCGTCAGCCACCTTCCGGCTTTCCGCCGTCTGGTGGAAGACTTTAGCGACGTGGCCGATTTCCTGCTGGTCTACATCGACGAGGCCCACCCCTCGGACGGCTGGGTGGCCCCGCCCATGGGCCCCTATTCTTTCGACGTACGGAAACATCGGAGTTTAGAAGAGAGGTTGCGGGCGGCCCGAAAGTTGATCGATCACTTTTCCCTGCCCCAACAGTGCCAGCTAGTGGCCGACTGCATGGACAACAACGCTAACGTGGCTTACGGGGTGTCCAATGAACGCGTTTGTATCGTACAACGGCGAAAAGTTAGCTATCTGGGCGGGAAGGGCCCCTTTTTTTACAACCTGAAAGACGTCCGCAATTGGCTGGAAGAAAGCTACGGGAAACGCCGGAAGTACTAA
- the ldah gene encoding lipid droplet-associated hydrolase: MENAVIESRDATRTDFIYCYGGITEVLKCGPSHLNAEHKVLVLIIPGNPGVAGFYRTFIQTLYAQFDRQYPVWVVSHVGHCTPPPSMDLLEDASSTGDLDPFGLNGQIEHKLAFLTKYVPKKTSLVLIGHSIGCYIILEIMRRNPHLKILKAVMLFPTIERMAATPQGKAVTPALCHLRYVAYLSIFLISLLPETVKSRLVKLVLGRVGRLDGAVVQATLGLLSGDSAANAVYMGGQEMRKVLERDNTTIEKNLEKLLFYYGATDHWCPVQYYHEIKKDFPTGDFRLCENGFRHAFVLDAGKEVAEMVAEWIQTQLRI, encoded by the exons ATggaaaacgcagtaatcgaaagTAGGGATGCAACACGAACCGATTTTATTTACTGTTATGGAGGTATAACGGAGGTTCTAAAATGTGGTCCCTCTCATTTGAACGCTGAACACAAAGTACTTGTTTTAATAATTCCTG gcAACCCCGGCGTTGCAGGCTTTTACAGAACCTTCATCCAAACACTTTATGCTCAATTTGACCGCCAGTACCCAGTGTGGGTTGTGAGCCACGTTGGCCACTGTACGCCACCTCCATCGATGGACCTGCTGGAAG atGCTTCATCGACGGGCGACCTGGATCCATTCGGTCTGAACGGTCAAATCGAACACAAGCTGGCCTTCCTCACCAAATACGTCCCAAAGAAGACCAGCCTCgttctgattggacactccattGGCTGCTACATCATTTTGGAGATCATGAGAAGAAATCCCCATCTCAAG attctGAAGGCCGTGATGCTGTTCCCGACGATTGAACGCATGGCCGCGACCCCCCAGGGAAAAGCCGTTACCCCCGCGCTGTGCCATTTACGCTACGTGGCCTACCTGTCAATCTTCTTGATCTCCCTTTTGCCCGAGACGGTCAAAAGCAGACTGGTCAAACTGGTTCTCGGCCGGGTGGGCCGTCTGGACGGCGCCGTTGTCCAAGCCACGCTCGGCCTTCTCAGTGGAGACTCTGCAG CTAACGCGGTCTACATGGGGGGACAGGAAATGAGGAAAGTTTTGGAAAGAGATAACACCACCATTGAGAAAAACCTTGAAAAG cTTCTATTTTACTACGGAGCCACAGACCACTGGTGTCCCGTCCAATATTACCACGAGATCAAGAAGGACTTTCCCACCGGAGATTTCAGACTTTGTGAAAATGGATTTCGGCACGCTTTTGTTCTGGATGCCGGGAAAGAGGTGGCGGAAATGGTAGCCGAATGGATCCAAACCCAATTGAGGATTTAA
- the LOC144090341 gene encoding D-glutamate cyclase, mitochondrial-like, protein MFMTNVQDSAPSTGEKSEATGSDPLLNPFRFQLSQNPLLHSGASPMAVNKIRHLAAIIGEDPGQRGIQALFVEDDLLRSCLALSHASSVAITTGLPTHYMHDPPDETDGPPGAIAMATMLLSLGKRVTLVTDARALQMYSAIVEEAVRTGVLKSKIPLVVFQENAPNAALNFLCHNGDVTKPKYDHLMAIERSGRAQDGNYYNMRAVNIKHLLDPIDDLFIAAKDVPGISTTGIGDGGNELGMGKVKDKVKSLMPKGDLIACDVPADYAVTAGVSNWGGYAVACGLHLLRTCPVHQRYLNKGLGAKQASPEELQDWSANLPSVDKEESILATLVRFGIRSGKTAHLAMEVDGLTFHPTHSAIITRLLEVTKRDAFA, encoded by the exons ATGTTCATGACTAACGTCCAAGACTCCGCCCCCTCCACCGGCGAAAAATCGGAAGCGACGGGGTCCGACCCGCTGCTGAACCCTTTCCGCTTCCAGTTATCCCAGAATCCCTTGCTGCATTCTGGGGCCTCGCCGATGGCCGTGAACAAGATCAGGCATTTGGCGGCAATAATTGGAGAAGATCCAG GTCAACGGGGAATCCAGGCGTTGTTTGTGGAAGATGACCTTTTGCGCTCCTGCCTGGCCCTCTCGCACGCGTCCTCCGTCGCCATAACAACGGGCTTGCCTACACACTACATGCACGA TCCTCCCGACGAGACGGACGGCCCGCCCGGGGCCATCGCCATGGCGACGATGCTGCTTTCCCTGGGGAAACGAGTCACGCTGGTGACGGACGCCAGGGCCTTGCAGATGTACAGCGCCATCGTCGAGGAGGCTGTGAGAACAG GTGTGCTGAAATCAAAGATTCCGCTGGTGGTCTTCCAGGAGAACGCGCCCAACGCCGCCCTCAACTTTTTGTGCCACAATGGAGACGTCACCAAGCCCAA GTACGACCACCTGATGGCAATAGAACGCAGCGGACGAGCCCAGGATGGAAACTACTACAACATGAGGGCCGTGAACATCAAACACCTGCTGGATCCAATCGACGACTTGTTTATTGCTGCCAAGGACGTTCCAGGAATTTCCACCACAG GAATTGGTGATGGCGGAAATGAACTGGGGATGGGAAAAGTCAAGGACAAAGTCAAGAGCCTGATGCCAAAGGGGGACCTGATCGCATGCGACGTGCCTGCTGACTATGCCGTCACTGCTG GGGTTTCCAACTGGGGAGGCTACGCTGTTGCCTGTGGCCTCCACTTGCTCCGCACTTGCCCCGTCCACCAGCGGTACCTAAACAAAGGtttgggagcaaaacaagcatCTCCAGAAGAACTGCAGGACTGGAGCGCCAATCTGCCGTCGGTGGACAAG GAGGAGTCCATTTTGGCCACTCTGGTGCGTTTTGGCATCCGCAGCGGCAAAACTGCCCATTTGGCCATGGAGGTGGACGGCTTGACCTTTCACCCCACCCATTCCGCCATCATTACTCGACTGCTGGAGGTCACCAAACGTGATGCTTttgcctaa
- the LOC144090083 gene encoding uncharacterized protein LOC144090083, producing the protein MDGRRDRRRGQTNGRDGQRDQGVTELLTFIRDNCGRGAHRDLTEERPRHRPHQAAGREREVGLHRSVEGRAADLRKVKNCVICYGVLKLKIPLAVFQENAPNAALNFLCHIGDVTKPNDSRYDHLLAIECSGRAQDGNYYNKHLLDPIEDLFIAAKDIPGISTTGIGDGGNELGMGKVKDKVKSLMPKGDLIACDVPADYAVTTADIFLPLYVSLVRPILEYGIQAASPYLAKDIQHLKRVQRLATRMVRGLSLMSYEERCQPLNLPTLEARRLRGDLILAYNILHGIYSVPRDLFFTPAPDRGLRGHPWKLYPRGFRLNRRKAAFSVRIAGPWNRLPQGVVEKLTVAQFKRALDDFLAVNQ; encoded by the exons atggacgggcGGAGGGACAGAAGACGGGGACAAACGAACGGCAGGGAcggacagagggatcaag GAGTGACCGAGCTGCTCACATTCATCCGAGACAACTGCG GACGCGGTGCCCATCGTGATCTCACCGAGGAACGCCCTCGCCATCGGCCGCACCAGGCAG CTGGACGAGAGCGGGAAGTCGGTCTTCACCGTTCTGTGGAGGGACGTGCCGCCGACTTGAGGAAGGTGAAGAACTGCGTCATCTGTTACG GTGTGCTGAAATTGAAGATTCCACTGGCGGTCTTCCAGGAGAACGCGCCCAACGCCGCCCTCAACTTTTTGTGCCACATTGGAGACGTCACCAAGCCCAA CGATTCCAGGTACGACCACCTGTTGGCAATAGAATGCAGCGGACGAGCCCAGGATGGAAACTACTACAACAAACACCTGCTGGATCCAATCGAGGACTTGTTTATTGCTGCCAAGGACATTCCAGGAATCTCCACCACAG GAATTGGTGATGGCGGAAATGAACTGGGGATGGGAAAAGTCAAGGACAAAGTCAAGAGCCTGATGCCAAAGGGGGACCTGATCGCGTGCGACGTGCCTGCTGACTACGCCGTCACAACTG cagacatcttccttccgttgtatgtttctctggtgaggcccattctcgagtatgggatccaagccgcatcaccgtacctcgccaaggacatccagcatctgaagcgggtccagaggcttgcaacgaggatggtccgcggcctcagcttaatgtcctacgaggaaagatgccagccactcaacctgccgacccttgaggctaggcgtctgcgaggggacctgatactggcctacaacatcctccacggcatctacagcgtgccccgcgacctcttcttcacgcccgcacctgatcgtggtctgaggggtcatccgtggaagctgtaccctcgcgggttccggttgaatcggcggaaggctgctttttcagtgcgcatcgccggtccttggaaccggcttccgcagggtgtggtcgagaagctgacggtcgcccagttcaagcgggctctggatgactttttggccgtgaaccagtga